In Marinomonas posidonica IVIA-Po-181, a single window of DNA contains:
- a CDS encoding efflux RND transporter periplasmic adaptor subunit, which yields MKHYSRWIILALSIVLAVASYFYIDSKLNTDKFAGQMGQGPSGRGGPDGPRGAPGPGKGPTMSDSRAHQDTNNDESAVKVSVIKVQSGEYAPIIQGTAVTAPRYSLTLTSQVSGEVIEISPQLEAGKRVKQGDVLAVLRNRELNSAVASAEKTLASAELALKEEVRQGDQAKAEWQAAGFTDQPDSDLTWRIPQLAEAKAEVNSAKAALMEARENLQHTKVVAPFNGLVTARTISPGSYLSSSSEIATLYSTDRVEITLELASSDWAKLPDAKALLAGDWPVTVKSIDSQASWAGTVISVGQHIDTTTRMRSLNLAVEAPLDQASPLLPGAFVTVELQGKTLQNLWKLPNSALSQRGDIWFIDENHRLDYFPTTPLFVDAQYTYILVPEMMRDTPYSVLTKPYNSYQKGTLVDAMEQTEK from the coding sequence ATGAAGCATTATTCACGCTGGATCATACTAGCATTATCAATTGTTTTGGCGGTGGCCAGTTACTTTTACATTGACAGCAAATTGAATACCGACAAATTTGCAGGACAAATGGGCCAAGGTCCATCAGGTCGAGGTGGTCCAGATGGGCCAAGAGGTGCGCCCGGTCCGGGGAAAGGCCCAACCATGTCTGATAGCAGAGCCCACCAAGATACTAACAATGATGAAAGTGCCGTTAAAGTATCAGTCATCAAGGTGCAATCCGGCGAATACGCCCCTATTATCCAAGGTACTGCAGTTACCGCTCCACGCTACTCTCTAACACTAACCAGTCAAGTAAGCGGTGAAGTGATTGAAATCTCGCCGCAACTGGAAGCCGGAAAACGCGTTAAACAAGGTGATGTGTTAGCGGTTTTGCGTAATCGCGAATTAAACAGTGCTGTTGCCAGCGCAGAAAAAACCTTAGCCAGCGCAGAATTAGCTTTAAAAGAAGAAGTTCGACAAGGTGACCAAGCCAAAGCAGAATGGCAAGCCGCTGGTTTTACCGATCAACCCGACTCCGATCTGACATGGCGTATTCCACAATTGGCCGAAGCCAAAGCCGAAGTCAATTCCGCTAAAGCCGCCCTTATGGAAGCCAGAGAAAACCTGCAACACACCAAAGTTGTGGCCCCATTTAATGGGTTAGTCACAGCCCGCACTATCTCGCCCGGCTCTTATCTGAGTTCCAGCAGTGAAATTGCGACGTTATACAGTACCGACCGTGTGGAAATCACATTGGAGCTGGCCAGTTCAGATTGGGCGAAATTGCCTGACGCGAAAGCACTTCTTGCTGGTGATTGGCCCGTCACAGTAAAGAGTATTGATAGTCAAGCAAGCTGGGCTGGAACGGTGATCAGTGTCGGCCAACATATAGACACCACCACTCGCATGCGCAGTCTGAATCTAGCGGTGGAAGCGCCACTGGATCAAGCCTCCCCTTTATTACCGGGCGCGTTTGTGACGGTTGAACTGCAAGGTAAGACCCTGCAAAACTTGTGGAAATTACCCAATTCAGCCTTAAGCCAGCGAGGGGACATTTGGTTTATAGACGAGAACCATCGTCTCGATTACTTCCCTACTACGCCATTATTCGTTGATGCTCAGTATACCTATATCTTAGTACCAGAAATGATGCGAGACACCCCTTATTCGGTACTGACCAAACCCTATAACAGTTATCAGAAAGGCACCCTAGTTGACGCCATGGAGCAAACTGAAAAATGA
- a CDS encoding GNAT family N-acetyltransferase has protein sequence MSQEGLIIRKIEAETALPLRQQVLWPNKTLEKCRVEEDAQGEHYGVYLQGLLVCVASVFIQQDSARLRKFATLETYQRQGIGQFVLHRILDDLKASGVRVFWCDARESACSLYQRFGMTKSGERFYKGDIPYRRMSVLIE, from the coding sequence GTGTCACAAGAAGGCTTAATAATTCGAAAAATTGAGGCTGAGACGGCTTTGCCATTACGTCAGCAAGTATTGTGGCCAAATAAAACCCTAGAGAAATGCCGTGTTGAAGAAGATGCTCAAGGTGAGCACTATGGTGTATATCTGCAAGGTTTGTTGGTTTGCGTGGCCTCTGTTTTTATTCAGCAAGACTCGGCAAGGCTAAGAAAATTCGCCACCTTAGAAACGTATCAGAGGCAGGGCATAGGTCAGTTTGTGTTACATCGTATCCTTGACGATCTGAAAGCGAGTGGCGTCCGTGTTTTTTGGTGTGATGCCAGAGAAAGTGCATGCTCTTTATATCAAAGATTCGGCATGACAAAATCGGGTGAGCGTTTTTATAAAGGTGACATTCCCTATCGTCGAATGTCTGTGTTGATTGAGTGA
- a CDS encoding aminotransferase class V-fold PLP-dependent enzyme — MITTDFSHVPSTHQAEANSALISQIRNSIIGAQQTIDTPFGKRKLTYADYTASGRSLAFIEEFIQQQVLPYYANTHTEANATGQQTTAFREEARQQIRRSVKANDEDLVIFCGSGATSAINTLISQLGLRTLDKADKKQCVIFIGPYEHHSNELPWRELGFQVIRIPEAEQGGVCLSTLEAQLKRHQGKRMIGSFSAASNVTGILCDQTAITSLLHAYQALAFWDFAAAAPYVAMDMNPSDHPQAHKDAIFFSPHKLIGGPGTPGILVVKKAIITNQKPSHIGGGTVSFVTPQDHTFLPISERREEGGTPAIIESIRAGLVFQLKEAVGDHIIEAKEQQLVNMIHQHWALNPNIERLGHHDAERLSITAFRIKTPLGYLHHGFVTALLNDLFGIQVRGGCSCAGPYGHALLKIDEQKSEHIQQALEAGEKLLKPGWVRFNLNYFISQAEALFILQAIDFITEHGLTLLPFYAYDNTKDLWRFQNQSQHTLSLNSLFQAPSGQGKTLTNTEHTEFQRYLKEAEQLVATCQNTQTPQYSWQQQEFNDDFAVLRDFVLVQDLV; from the coding sequence ATGATAACGACAGACTTCTCTCATGTACCATCGACTCATCAAGCGGAAGCAAATTCGGCTCTCATTAGCCAAATTCGCAACAGCATTATTGGTGCTCAGCAGACAATTGATACCCCTTTTGGCAAACGTAAATTAACCTATGCGGATTACACCGCATCGGGTCGAAGTCTGGCCTTTATTGAGGAATTCATTCAACAACAAGTCTTGCCCTATTATGCCAATACTCATACCGAGGCTAACGCAACAGGTCAACAAACCACCGCCTTTAGAGAAGAGGCTAGACAACAGATTCGCCGTTCCGTAAAGGCCAATGATGAGGATCTAGTGATTTTTTGTGGCAGTGGTGCCACCAGCGCCATTAATACCTTGATCAGTCAATTAGGATTAAGAACACTGGATAAGGCCGACAAAAAGCAATGCGTCATTTTTATCGGACCCTATGAACATCATTCAAATGAATTGCCTTGGCGAGAGCTAGGTTTTCAGGTCATTCGCATTCCAGAAGCAGAACAAGGTGGCGTCTGCTTAAGCACTCTTGAAGCACAACTAAAACGCCATCAAGGCAAACGTATGATTGGCAGTTTCAGTGCGGCTTCGAATGTGACTGGCATCCTTTGTGATCAAACCGCCATTACCAGCTTGCTGCACGCTTATCAGGCTTTGGCTTTTTGGGATTTTGCCGCGGCGGCGCCTTATGTCGCAATGGATATGAACCCAAGCGACCATCCTCAAGCACACAAGGATGCGATCTTCTTTTCACCGCACAAACTGATTGGCGGTCCAGGCACACCGGGCATACTGGTGGTGAAAAAGGCCATCATTACCAATCAAAAACCCAGCCATATTGGTGGCGGCACAGTATCCTTTGTGACGCCACAAGATCACACCTTTTTACCCATTAGTGAAAGACGCGAGGAAGGTGGAACCCCCGCCATCATAGAATCCATTCGAGCAGGTTTGGTGTTCCAATTAAAAGAAGCCGTGGGTGATCACATCATTGAGGCAAAAGAGCAACAGCTGGTGAATATGATCCATCAGCATTGGGCGCTTAACCCCAATATCGAACGTTTAGGCCATCATGATGCAGAACGTTTGTCGATCACGGCGTTTCGCATCAAAACACCATTAGGCTATTTGCATCATGGCTTTGTGACAGCCCTATTAAACGATCTGTTTGGTATTCAAGTACGAGGAGGTTGTTCTTGTGCAGGGCCTTATGGCCACGCTTTGCTTAAGATTGACGAGCAGAAATCCGAACACATTCAACAGGCTCTAGAAGCCGGTGAAAAACTGCTAAAACCAGGTTGGGTTCGCTTTAATCTGAACTATTTCATCTCTCAAGCTGAAGCTCTTTTTATCTTACAGGCAATTGATTTCATCACGGAACATGGTCTAACTCTGCTGCCCTTTTATGCCTATGATAACACCAAAGATTTATGGCGTTTTCAAAATCAATCACAGCACACACTCAGTTTAAACAGCCTTTTCCAAGCACCAAGTGGGCAAGGTAAAACGCTCACTAACACCGAGCACACTGAGTTTCAACGCTATTTAAAGGAAGCAGAGCAACTCGTCGCCACTTGTCAGAATACGCAAACCCCTCAATATTCTTGGCAACAACAAGAATTTAATGACGACTTTGCAGTATTAAGGGACTTTGTATTAGTGCAAGATCTTGTATGA
- a CDS encoding TolC family protein, which yields MTSKPFRCAALLCISSALVACSSSQERVDYADLAQQEFESTKIQASQWQSLDQAGEISYLTDLVQSDELGQLIKEALAANPSLQKTALTLQASLWELKKSHGANLPSVDASVGVSEEKNSETDYSAKISVSWELDLWQKLANAESASAKSLASDEALYQSSQDTLVASVMKTWLSLTAKQHAIEIETKRLNLLEANEQLIVKRFKSGMDNLETLDEARTSTSQSRATLAQYQENLQIQKRELQTLLGRNTPLILSPQQEYPEVSYSLSGLPEQNLQRRPDLKSAYLTIEAADLSTQVAYKDMLPSISLSAALSDAAESPRMALFTSPIWSLAAQLTQPLYQGGQLKAAAEVAKLQTAQAFQGYRDTLLTAVNEVKDALGQEKVLQQRLTHIRNALQSSRSNLTQYETKYRNGLVALSDLISAQTTMFDLEAQLDELIYEHLANRITLGLALGLGVKPE from the coding sequence ATGACAAGCAAACCGTTCCGTTGTGCCGCTCTGTTATGCATCAGCAGCGCCTTGGTCGCTTGTAGTAGCTCACAAGAAAGAGTGGATTACGCTGATCTGGCGCAGCAAGAGTTCGAGAGCACCAAGATCCAAGCCAGCCAATGGCAATCCTTGGATCAAGCGGGCGAAATCAGTTACCTTACCGATTTAGTTCAAAGTGATGAACTGGGTCAGCTCATTAAAGAAGCCTTAGCGGCCAATCCAAGCCTGCAAAAAACCGCACTGACCCTACAGGCAAGCTTATGGGAACTAAAAAAATCCCACGGTGCAAATTTGCCCTCAGTGGATGCCAGCGTCGGTGTCAGTGAAGAGAAAAACAGTGAGACTGACTACTCTGCAAAAATCAGTGTCAGCTGGGAATTGGACTTATGGCAGAAACTCGCGAATGCGGAGTCAGCTTCGGCAAAAAGTCTCGCCAGTGATGAAGCCTTATACCAATCCAGCCAAGACACACTAGTGGCGAGTGTCATGAAGACGTGGCTCTCTTTGACCGCCAAGCAACATGCCATAGAAATAGAAACTAAACGCTTAAACCTGTTAGAAGCCAACGAGCAACTGATCGTCAAACGCTTCAAAAGTGGCATGGATAATCTTGAAACATTAGACGAAGCACGCACCTCTACGTCTCAATCTCGTGCGACCTTGGCACAATACCAAGAAAACCTGCAGATTCAAAAACGTGAATTACAAACCTTATTGGGCCGTAACACGCCACTGATTTTATCTCCCCAACAGGAGTATCCAGAAGTCAGCTATTCCTTATCCGGTTTACCCGAGCAAAACCTACAACGCCGCCCGGATTTAAAATCGGCCTATTTGACCATAGAAGCCGCAGATTTAAGCACCCAAGTCGCCTATAAAGACATGTTGCCTTCCATTAGCTTAAGCGCTGCCCTTTCGGATGCGGCAGAATCGCCTCGAATGGCCTTATTTACGTCCCCTATTTGGAGCTTGGCAGCGCAGTTAACCCAACCTCTTTATCAAGGAGGTCAATTAAAAGCCGCAGCAGAAGTGGCCAAGCTGCAAACAGCGCAAGCCTTTCAAGGCTATCGAGATACACTATTAACCGCAGTGAACGAAGTCAAAGACGCATTAGGTCAAGAAAAAGTATTACAGCAACGCTTAACTCATATTCGCAACGCGTTACAAAGTTCGCGTAGCAATTTAACCCAATATGAAACCAAATATCGCAATGGTTTGGTGGCGTTGAGCGATCTTATTTCCGCGCAAACCACCATGTTTGATCTTGAAGCACAGCTTGACGAACTGATCTATGAGCATTTGGCAAACCGAATTACCTTAGGGCTGGCATTAGGACTTGGAGTAAAACCAGAATGA
- a CDS encoding Lrp/AsnC family transcriptional regulator, which yields MNLDETDLQLLALIQSDDSISTEAMAQQVGLSKTPCWRRIQRLEKSGYIKRHVALLDPEKLELGVSVFVQVKTNQHDADWASEFANVVAQFPEVVEFYRMAGEYDYLLRVLVKDIPAYDQFYKRLISATALTDVTSNFAMEQIKWTTELPLPLANQE from the coding sequence ATGAACTTAGATGAAACAGACTTGCAACTTCTTGCCTTAATTCAAAGCGATGATAGTATTTCTACAGAAGCCATGGCTCAACAAGTTGGATTATCAAAAACCCCTTGTTGGCGACGTATTCAACGCTTAGAAAAATCAGGTTATATCAAACGCCACGTGGCGTTATTAGACCCTGAAAAACTTGAATTGGGGGTGTCTGTATTCGTGCAGGTCAAAACCAATCAACACGACGCGGATTGGGCAAGTGAATTTGCCAACGTCGTTGCGCAATTCCCCGAAGTGGTTGAATTCTATCGCATGGCAGGAGAATACGATTATTTGCTTCGTGTCTTAGTCAAAGATATTCCGGCTTACGACCAATTTTATAAACGCTTAATCAGTGCCACTGCGTTAACAGATGTGACATCCAACTTCGCCATGGAACAAATCAAATGGACCACGGAGTTACCTTTACCTCTAGCCAATCAAGAATAG
- a CDS encoding methyl-accepting chemotaxis protein: MSLKIRLIYAFVAVVLITTISMGLLSFYQARSVMLERTTNTELPAQINQIKIEVENQIENLAATAQTLANNPLILDWAEKGFDPANEAKLIDLLGNIKNQLGLDTASWADRQTAKYWNQDGFLRTLSPERDTWFFDFTKSANDRNVSVYRSQSSGEVKLFVNYQNVNGRGLAGFGMNLEKMTAYLNSFTFNGSGFVYLVSADGTLKVHRNESLLENTKVTDLYGDEIGKTLLKRDGLNIIMSDNSVLASEYIPAMGWTLVAEIPHKAVFGGVTTMGHSLLIMGIILSIITVFAALFLGTKLVKQLQVVANNLTEIGEGDGDLKHRLDDKGPAELANIGSGFNKFVSVIHNMVIQVSQTSAQLNNASEQMLSSANTMQSDAKGQSERTSMVASAIHEVEASVREVSGNAAQAAKSANQVEGEVTSGLNVVSSAKATVENLASESQKTAQVIEDLAKNSEQIGSILEVIRNISEQTNLLALNAAIESARAGEAGRGFAVVADEVRNLAKRTAQSTDEIQKMIDQLQTESRKALAASQAGQKIAGEGVESMQEAQASLNSIAEQVKTMNAINQQVAISTEQQLLAIEDVASHVTGIQNSVETSVTTANDVSDNSKVLRELSSSLDELVARFKV, translated from the coding sequence GTGTCTTTAAAAATACGACTTATATATGCATTTGTGGCAGTGGTTCTGATTACAACCATCTCCATGGGATTATTAAGCTTTTATCAAGCCAGATCGGTCATGTTAGAGCGAACCACCAATACGGAGTTACCCGCTCAAATTAATCAGATTAAAATCGAGGTAGAAAATCAGATTGAGAACCTTGCTGCAACAGCGCAAACCTTAGCGAATAATCCATTGATTTTAGATTGGGCTGAAAAAGGTTTTGATCCAGCAAACGAAGCGAAGCTGATTGACTTACTTGGCAATATTAAAAATCAATTAGGATTAGATACGGCTTCTTGGGCGGATCGTCAAACGGCTAAATATTGGAACCAAGACGGTTTCTTACGGACTCTGTCGCCAGAGCGCGATACTTGGTTCTTTGATTTCACTAAGTCGGCGAATGATCGCAATGTCAGTGTGTATCGCAGTCAATCTAGTGGTGAAGTGAAACTCTTTGTGAATTATCAAAACGTTAATGGCCGTGGTTTAGCGGGTTTTGGTATGAACTTAGAGAAGATGACCGCTTATTTAAACAGTTTTACCTTTAACGGTAGTGGCTTTGTTTATCTAGTCTCCGCTGATGGTACGCTTAAAGTCCACCGGAATGAGTCTCTTTTAGAAAATACCAAAGTTACAGATTTATATGGCGATGAAATTGGTAAGACACTGTTGAAACGCGATGGCTTGAACATCATCATGTCTGATAATTCAGTACTGGCCAGTGAATACATTCCGGCGATGGGCTGGACTTTAGTGGCGGAGATTCCGCATAAAGCCGTGTTTGGTGGCGTGACTACCATGGGGCATTCTTTGCTTATTATGGGAATCATTTTAAGTATCATCACTGTTTTCGCGGCTTTATTTTTGGGTACAAAGCTGGTTAAACAACTGCAAGTAGTGGCCAATAATCTAACCGAAATTGGCGAAGGCGATGGTGACCTGAAGCACAGACTGGACGATAAAGGTCCAGCTGAGTTAGCCAATATCGGTTCTGGCTTTAATAAATTTGTGAGTGTCATTCACAACATGGTGATACAAGTGAGCCAAACGAGTGCTCAGCTTAATAATGCTTCAGAACAGATGCTAAGTTCGGCCAATACCATGCAATCTGATGCTAAAGGGCAAAGCGAACGAACCTCTATGGTTGCCTCCGCGATTCATGAAGTGGAAGCGTCTGTACGTGAAGTGTCTGGAAATGCCGCGCAAGCTGCGAAGAGTGCTAACCAAGTAGAAGGTGAAGTGACTTCTGGTCTAAATGTGGTGTCATCGGCCAAAGCAACTGTAGAGAACCTAGCGTCGGAAAGCCAGAAGACTGCGCAAGTCATCGAAGATTTGGCGAAAAACTCTGAGCAAATTGGCAGCATTCTTGAGGTTATTCGCAATATTTCTGAACAAACCAATTTATTGGCATTGAATGCGGCGATTGAGTCAGCACGAGCAGGTGAGGCCGGTCGTGGTTTTGCTGTGGTGGCTGATGAAGTTCGTAATCTTGCCAAACGAACGGCACAATCTACGGATGAAATTCAGAAGATGATTGATCAGTTGCAAACGGAATCTCGCAAAGCCCTAGCAGCATCTCAGGCGGGGCAGAAAATTGCGGGAGAAGGCGTAGAGTCGATGCAAGAAGCGCAAGCCTCGTTAAACAGCATTGCTGAGCAAGTGAAAACCATGAATGCCATTAATCAGCAAGTAGCCATCTCAACAGAGCAGCAATTGCTCGCGATTGAAGACGTCGCGAGTCATGTGACGGGGATTCAGAATTCGGTTGAAACCAGTGTCACGACAGCAAATGATGTCTCAGACAACAGTAAAGTACTACGTGAATTGTCCAGTAGTCTTGACGAATTGGTGGCACGTTTTAAGGTCTAA
- a CDS encoding efflux RND transporter permease subunit: MSPNDQQRGIIAWFAGNPVAANLLMIFIITLGVINIGSLSKKSFPTLPPNGIDIDVSYDSGSAKATEESVTILIEQQLEGLEGIDNVMSTSTSNGGSVNVEIKDGYDLDEVFNHIKDKVDEISSFPSDADPAVITKDTRSELAIIIQLFGDTDRRTLQNAAYDLKTELLLDKEINSVSISGWRDPSMLIKIDKNQLEAYDLTLADISTAINTESASASVATLSNEDLYLKVSTSEQAYFKQEFARIPIKTSSSGAELTLSDIANIEDAYDEDDFVLSRFNQQNSLSLRINTIGKDDIINTVEATKKRVENWQASGKLPYKVELTTWNDRSESINQRLELMVKNAITGVILVFVLLAIFLNITVAFWVAAGLPFIFFGTLFLMGTSQVDLTLNMITTFGFILALGIVVDDAVVVGENIYSVRSRDGDTLNNTIKGTMEVAVPTLFGVFTTVAAFWALSNIDGRLGKIYSQFAEVVAICLVLSIIESKIILPAHLSHLNTHKAPAKNWLAKWWGMVQKGADGGLQFFSHRMYKPSIEFCLSHRYAMSLIFISMFALVISMPLTGEIRTSFFPRIPGDTVRASLTMLSDASYGQTEKALIKIEQKAYQADKNLTKAAHAKLADQMDLPSSYLKNIETYTSSDQSGSFRVELVNGAPYSLTQFSTEWQRLAGTPEGVKSLRIRNGQNGAVDALNVELASSNATSLDEALNTLIEALNQVPAVTGIEKYDTPPESRLELSLSEQGRLLGLSTSELASQVASNFDGTEVQSYQRDNDEIEVRIGYPEAQQESPAAIMNTKITLDNGSRVPLDTVATLGQIEVQTEIIRIDGKRSYYLSAEVDKDIMSSTEVVELLQQSTMPNIKKQFSEVDFSFSGEAEEQAETQSSLFKMFMLALLIIYALLAIPLKSYSQPIIIMMAIPFGIIGSLLGHWMNGLALSIFSLNGILALSGVVVNDSLLLVSRYNDLRQETIHIRRAIIMACQSRLRAVLLTSFTTFAGLAPILYETSRQAQALIPAAVSLGYGIMFATLITLVLMPILLMIKEDVENVIKRIKRKMTPKSDVPVL; the protein is encoded by the coding sequence ATGAGTCCGAATGATCAACAAAGAGGCATCATTGCTTGGTTTGCTGGAAACCCAGTAGCCGCCAACTTACTAATGATTTTTATCATTACTTTGGGGGTGATCAACATAGGTTCGTTAAGCAAAAAAAGCTTCCCAACCTTACCTCCAAATGGCATAGACATTGATGTCAGTTACGACAGCGGCTCAGCCAAAGCCACTGAAGAAAGTGTCACTATTTTGATTGAGCAGCAATTGGAAGGCTTAGAAGGCATCGACAATGTCATGTCGACTTCCACTAGCAATGGCGGTTCAGTCAATGTTGAGATCAAAGACGGATACGATCTGGATGAAGTCTTTAATCATATCAAAGACAAAGTAGATGAAATCTCCTCGTTCCCAAGTGATGCCGATCCTGCGGTTATCACCAAAGATACCCGTTCTGAATTGGCCATTATCATTCAGTTATTCGGCGACACAGATCGTCGAACCCTGCAAAATGCCGCCTACGATTTAAAAACCGAGCTGTTACTAGACAAAGAAATCAACTCGGTGTCCATTTCTGGCTGGCGTGATCCGAGCATGCTAATTAAGATCGATAAAAATCAGCTAGAAGCTTACGATCTCACCCTAGCAGATATCAGTACCGCGATTAACACTGAATCCGCCAGCGCATCGGTTGCAACACTGAGCAACGAGGACCTGTACCTCAAAGTCAGCACATCCGAACAAGCGTATTTCAAACAAGAGTTTGCACGCATTCCCATCAAAACCAGCAGTAGCGGAGCCGAGCTGACACTCAGCGACATCGCTAACATTGAAGACGCGTACGATGAAGACGACTTCGTCTTGTCACGCTTTAATCAGCAAAACAGCTTGTCACTGCGCATTAATACAATCGGCAAGGACGACATCATCAACACAGTGGAGGCCACTAAAAAGCGTGTTGAAAACTGGCAAGCATCGGGGAAACTGCCTTACAAGGTTGAATTGACCACCTGGAATGACCGCAGTGAATCCATTAACCAACGTCTTGAGCTAATGGTGAAAAACGCCATAACTGGGGTGATTCTAGTCTTTGTACTACTTGCCATATTTCTCAACATCACAGTGGCTTTTTGGGTGGCAGCGGGCTTGCCTTTTATTTTCTTTGGCACACTCTTTTTAATGGGCACCAGTCAGGTTGATTTAACCCTGAACATGATCACCACCTTTGGCTTTATTCTGGCCTTGGGTATCGTCGTGGATGATGCTGTAGTGGTTGGCGAGAACATCTATTCGGTGCGCTCACGAGATGGCGACACCCTCAACAACACCATCAAAGGTACGATGGAAGTCGCTGTGCCTACGCTATTTGGCGTCTTTACCACAGTGGCCGCTTTTTGGGCCCTGTCCAACATTGATGGTCGTTTAGGAAAAATTTATTCACAATTTGCCGAAGTCGTGGCCATTTGTTTAGTGTTGTCTATCATTGAATCCAAAATCATTTTACCCGCGCACTTATCACACTTGAATACGCACAAAGCGCCCGCTAAAAATTGGCTTGCAAAATGGTGGGGGATGGTACAAAAAGGCGCCGATGGCGGTCTGCAGTTTTTTAGCCATCGCATGTATAAACCCTCTATTGAATTTTGTCTGAGTCACAGATACGCCATGAGTTTGATCTTCATCAGCATGTTTGCTTTGGTGATTTCTATGCCACTCACGGGTGAAATTCGCACCAGCTTTTTCCCTCGTATTCCTGGCGACACAGTGCGAGCCTCCTTGACCATGTTAAGTGATGCGAGCTATGGCCAAACCGAAAAAGCCTTGATCAAGATAGAGCAAAAAGCCTATCAGGCGGACAAAAATCTCACCAAAGCAGCTCATGCCAAACTGGCCGATCAAATGGATTTGCCAAGCAGTTATTTGAAAAACATTGAAACCTACACTTCCAGTGATCAATCAGGCAGTTTCCGTGTCGAATTGGTTAATGGTGCGCCCTATTCATTGACGCAGTTTTCTACCGAATGGCAGCGCTTAGCAGGCACACCAGAAGGGGTAAAAAGTTTGCGCATTCGTAATGGTCAAAATGGCGCCGTGGATGCACTTAATGTAGAACTCGCCAGTTCTAATGCCACATCACTTGACGAAGCGTTGAATACACTGATCGAAGCGTTAAACCAAGTCCCTGCGGTGACTGGCATTGAAAAGTACGATACACCTCCTGAGTCTCGCTTAGAATTAAGTTTGAGCGAGCAAGGTCGCTTACTGGGTTTGAGTACCTCCGAATTGGCCAGTCAGGTAGCCAGCAACTTTGATGGCACAGAAGTGCAGTCATATCAAAGAGATAATGACGAAATAGAAGTTCGCATTGGCTATCCAGAAGCGCAGCAAGAGTCACCAGCGGCCATAATGAACACTAAGATTACGCTTGATAATGGCTCACGTGTGCCCCTAGATACGGTGGCAACATTAGGACAGATTGAGGTGCAAACTGAGATCATCCGTATTGATGGTAAGCGTTCTTACTACCTGTCAGCCGAAGTCGATAAAGACATCATGTCTTCAACCGAAGTGGTTGAATTGCTACAACAATCAACCATGCCGAACATCAAAAAACAATTTTCAGAAGTGGATTTTAGCTTTTCAGGAGAAGCAGAAGAACAAGCGGAAACACAATCTTCTTTGTTTAAGATGTTTATGTTGGCGTTGTTAATTATCTATGCCTTGCTGGCCATTCCGTTGAAATCCTATAGCCAGCCAATCATCATTATGATGGCCATTCCCTTTGGTATCATTGGCTCTTTATTAGGCCACTGGATGAATGGACTTGCCTTGAGTATCTTCTCATTAAACGGCATTTTGGCGTTAAGCGGCGTAGTGGTAAACGACAGCTTATTACTGGTTTCCCGTTACAACGATTTGCGCCAAGAGACCATTCACATTCGCCGCGCTATCATCATGGCTTGCCAAAGTCGCTTACGTGCCGTGTTATTGACCTCGTTCACCACTTTTGCAGGTTTAGCGCCCATCTTGTATGAAACATCACGTCAAGCTCAAGCTTTGATTCCGGCAGCAGTTTCGCTAGGTTACGGCATTATGTTCGCCACTCTGATCACCTTGGTACTAATGCCAATTCTCTTGATGATCAAAGAGGATGTGGAAAACGTGATCAAGCGCATCAAACGCAAAATGACCCCAAAGTCGGATGTACCTGTTTTGTAA